GAATGCTCCTGGTGGACTTTCGGTTGTTGGAGAAGAGGGACCTGAATTGGTGCATCTACCTCAGGGAGCTAAGGTCATCCCGAATCCGGAAACAGAAGCGATCCTACGCAACTGGAACATTCCGATGCTTGCAAGCGGTGGTGTAACACTTTCGCCAGGAATGGCAATGGTCGGGGAAGAAGGTCCAGAAATGTTGGATTTGAGAGGAGCTGCGACATCTCCACTCCCATCTAGCCAGCCTTCGGAATCCGATGTTAAACAACCAGTCGTTATTCAAGTTGTCACTCCTGAAAAACGAGAGTTAGCCCGGTGGTTGTTGGATGATATTACAAAAATGCAAGATTTTAAAGAAATGCGCTTAAAAACATTTTAAGAGGGAGGTAAGACAAATGGGAAGTTTCACATTTAACGGGCAACGTCGTTCTTACCTCACTGTTTTACGTGGAAGGAAACGCCCTACATGGGCACCAATCCGGAGAAATATTCTAACTGTTCCTGGGCTCTCGGGTGGATTAAATTCACTTCCAGATATAGAGCCAAGACCGTTAGATATTCCCGTTTTTATTGAAGCAGAGAATATGACGGATTTGCAATTATTGAAAGAAGATTTGGCAGATTGGCTGATAACCGATGATCCGGTAGAACTCATTTTTGATGATGAGCCAAACCGTATTTATTATGCTCAGGTAGACGGGAGTTTTGATTTAGATGAGTTAGTTTATTATGGAACAGGTGTCATTTCATTTATCTGCCCAGACCCCTATAAATATCGGACAGCAGAAGCGGTTGGCTACTACAATCAGGAGACCTTGCAAAGTGGAATCTTAATTGAAAACACTGGTACACTCCCAACGCCCCCTATGTTCGAGGTCGAACTAAAAGATAAGACCACTTATCTCGACATTATTGGCGAAAAGGATTATATGCGGATAGGGAAATCCGAATCAACAGAAGAAGCACCATATGAAAAATATCAAAAAGTGTGGGAATCAACTCCTACGATGACCGGGTGGGCATCTGCCTCATATGTACCGGACGGTGGTGTGAAAACAGGTACAATTAGCATTCAAAATGGCGATTTTGTTGCAACTGATTATGGAACGGGAAGTGCATGGCATGGTCCAGCTGTCATGCAATCCATCGGGTCGGTGCTATCCGATTACTATTTCCGAGTTTTCTTTAATGTGAGTTCGAATCATGGACAGATCACAAGATGCGAAGCTTATCTGCTTAATACATCTGGTCAGCCGATCGGAAAGCTTGTGGCACTAGTGAGGCATGCTTCCTCAGAAGTTGAAGTCGAGGTCAATATCAGAAGCGGTGGTAAATCAACCTATTTCGTCAACCAAAAATGGAAATTTCGCAGTTTCTTAGGATATATCGATATTGAAAAAGTGGGGACAAGATTTACAGCACATGTTGCACAGCAAAGAGTCGACAACGGAGAAATTTTAACAAGTGAAAAATATGCTTTTACGTTTAATGACTTAAATAACGAATATCAAGAAGATTTAGCGGCAGTAGGGTTACACATCGGAGCGAACAATAAAAATACTCCCGGAAAGGCACGATTTCGGGGAGCAGAAGTATCTTCCGTCAATCAACAAGAAAATGGTGTCGAATACATCGGGGAATCCGGAGACGCGTTTACTTTCGATCACAAAGCATCGAGAATTTTTAAAAATGGTGAACTGTTCATGCGAAAAGACTTTGGCGCTCGCTTTTTTGAATTGGCAAAAGGGATGAATTCGCTCGTTTTTAATCCTTATGAAGCCATCGATCATGTGAAAGTCAGGTGGAGGGATCGTTTTAAATGATACATGTCTTACATCATCAAACAGACGAACTTGTCGGCTGGGTCGACTTTGCCCTTGAAGACACACATTCTCGGTCGCTTAATGAGGAAACCTTTGATTTTATTGCACCTACCGATGCTGACGGGATGAATCAGATCAAAGGACGTTCCCGGCTCTTGATTCCGGCGGAAGAAGGCGACTATCGAGAATTTATCGTAGATAAGATTTACGAAAGTCGTGTAAGTAAGCAAACAGAAATCTATTCGGTTGCTTCCTACACAGATTTGCAGAAGTCGAAAGTCATTGCTCCTGCAGAACGGGACGGACAAACGGTAGAAAGTGCGGCGGAATTTGTTCTTTCTGGTCTTGAATGGCAAGTGGGTACAGTTGAATACTCCGGCATTCGGAAATGGACGATAGAAAAGCATTTAAGCGCTTATGAGGCATTGAAAGCGATCGTCTCATTATTTGAATGTGAGCTCGTCTTTCGGGTGACAACGGACGGCGATAAAGTGACTGGCCGTTATGTTGATTTTCTAAAAAAACAGGGAATGAATCGTGGCAAAGAAATCAAATTTGGCAAAGATTTAATTGATATCAAGAGAACCATTGATCCTAGCCGGGTGGTTACGGCTTTATTTTGTATCGGTCCAGAACGGGAGGACGGCACGCGGCTGACCGTCACGGTTACAAACAACGAAGCTTTTCAGAATTGGAACCGAAAAGGGCAGCACCTGATAGAGATTTATGAGCCTGAGTCCAACGATCAAAATATGACGATGGATCGATTAAAGCAGCTGGGAGAAACAGAGCTTAAAAAACGGATCGCAGCAGCTGTAAATTATGAGGTAGAAGGCGCATCACTAGAACATATTTTAGGCTATGAACACGAGATAACCCGTATCGGGGATTCTGCGAAAATCAAAGACGAATCCTTTGAGCCCGAAATTTACCTGGATTCGAGAGTAATCCAAATCAACCGATCTATTTTTGATGAGTCGAAAAAAGTCTACACCCTTGGTGAAGTGATCGAATATGAAGAAGAGGATGTTATGCGGCTGTGGAAAGATTTGCAGTCTCTTTATGCGACAAGGGTCATAAAAAGCCCAAATCCTCCTGTCGGAAAAGCAACGATTATTTGGATAAAGACAGGCGGACCAGTCGATATTCCTCATAGCTGGGACGGCAGCGGGTGGATCCCCTTTTCTCCACTCGAAGCCAAGGATATTAACGCGGAAACGCCAGGTGGCGCACAAGATAAGGCTAACAATGCAAGAGATCAGGCGAATCAGTATACCGATTCTCAGCTTGAAAACTATGTAGACGCAATCACTTATAATCAAGATTTATCAGAAATCCAGAATCAAATAGACGGCAATATCACATCTTGGTTTTATGATTATGAGCCGTCATTGATGAACGTGCCAGCCAGTGGTTGGACAACCAACGATCAGAAAAACAATCATCTTGGTGACTTGTTTTACAATACATCAACAGGTTATTCCTATCGTTTTACGCTCGAGGGATCCAATTATCAATGGATTAGGCTCACGGATAATGATGTTACAAAAGCACTTTCGGATGCCTCTAAAGCACAGGATACAGCAGATTCAAAAAGGCGTGTATTTGTTAACCAGCCT
This window of the Bacillus gobiensis genome carries:
- a CDS encoding distal tail protein Dit, with the translated sequence MGSFTFNGQRRSYLTVLRGRKRPTWAPIRRNILTVPGLSGGLNSLPDIEPRPLDIPVFIEAENMTDLQLLKEDLADWLITDDPVELIFDDEPNRIYYAQVDGSFDLDELVYYGTGVISFICPDPYKYRTAEAVGYYNQETLQSGILIENTGTLPTPPMFEVELKDKTTYLDIIGEKDYMRIGKSESTEEAPYEKYQKVWESTPTMTGWASASYVPDGGVKTGTISIQNGDFVATDYGTGSAWHGPAVMQSIGSVLSDYYFRVFFNVSSNHGQITRCEAYLLNTSGQPIGKLVALVRHASSEVEVEVNIRSGGKSTYFVNQKWKFRSFLGYIDIEKVGTRFTAHVAQQRVDNGEILTSEKYAFTFNDLNNEYQEDLAAVGLHIGANNKNTPGKARFRGAEVSSVNQQENGVEYIGESGDAFTFDHKASRIFKNGELFMRKDFGARFFELAKGMNSLVFNPYEAIDHVKVRWRDRFK